The Fusobacterium necrophorum subsp. necrophorum genome includes the window AAAGCAGCCGGAATTCAATCAGGAGCAAAAAATTCTAAAAAAGAAGTCGCTGGAAAAATTACCACTGCAAAATTAAGAGAATTAGCAGAAACAAAAATGCCTGATTTAAATGCAGGAAATGTGGAAGCGGCTATGAAAATTATTGCAGGATCTGCAAGATCAATGGGAATTAAAATTGAAGACTAGTTTTGGAGAAGAGTGGTAGGATCATATCCGATGACCACGTAGGGAGGAAATTAAAGAAATGGCAAAACATAGAGGAAAGAAATATATCGAAGCTTCTAAGTTGGTAGAAACCGGAAAGCTTTATGAAGTAAAAGAAGCGTTGGAATTGGTTGCAAAGACAAGAACAGCTAACTTTGTAGAAACAGTGGAAGTGGCATTGAAATTGGGAGTTGATCCCAGACATGCGGATCAACAAGTAAGAGGTACCGTAGTATTGCCTCACGGAACGGGAAAAACTGTAAAAATCTTAGCGATTACTTCCGGAGAAAATGTACAAAAAGCATTGGATGCAGGAGCAGATTATGCAGGAGCGGAAGAATATATCAGCCAAATTCAGCAAGGTTGGTTAGATTTTGATTTAGTTATCGCAACTCCTGACATGATGCCTAAAATTGGTAGATTAGGAAAAATTTTGGGAACAAAAGGATTAATGCCTAATCCAAAATCAGGAACAGTCACTCCTGATATTGCAGCAGCGGTATCAGAATTTAAAAAGGGAAAATTGGCGTTCCGTGTTGATAAAGTAGGATCTATTCATGTTGCAATTGGAAAAGCAGATTTCGCAGTAGATAAAATTGAAGAAAACTTTAAAGCCTTTATGGATCAAATCGTAAGATTGAAACCGGCCGCTTCTAAAGGACAATACTTAAGAAGTGTTGCAGTATCTTTGACAATGGGACCGGGAGTCAAAATGGATCCGTTGTTAGTAGCTAAATATGTTGGATAATAATTGAATATAAATCCAAACCAAAGACCGTAGGAGATTCGTAAGAATCCTAACAAGTCCTACCGAGGTTGGAGTAAGCAATACGCTGACCTCAACTGTGATAACAGAACCTCCGGACTTCTTTGGGTACGGAGGTATTTTTATGAAAAGGGGAGGTGAAAATCAATATGGCAACTCAAGTAAAAAAAGAAATCGTAGCGGAATTAGTAGATAAAATTAAGAAAGCTCAATCAGTTGTTTTTGTTGATTATCAAGGAATCAAAGTAAACGAAGAAACTGTTTTAAGAAGAAAAATGAGAGAATCAGGAGCGGAATATCTGGTAGCAAAAAATAGATTATTCAAAATCGCTTTGAAAGAATCAGGAGTAGAAGATAACTTTGATGAAATTTTAGAAGGAACAACAGCATTCGCATTTGGATATGAAGATCCGGCTGTTCCTGCAAAAGTTGTGTTCGACTTAGCAAAAGATAAAGCAAAAGCAAAACAGGACATCTTTAAAATCAAAGGTGGATATTTAACAGGAAGAAGAGTAAGCATTGAAGAAGTGGAAGCTTTGGCGAAACTTCCTTCCAGAGAACAATTACTATCTATGGTGCTAAATTCTATGTTAGGACCGGTAAGGAAATTGGCTTACGCAGCTGTGGCAATTGCAGATAAAAAAGAAGCTGCGGCAGAATAGGAAAAGAAAAAAATAAGAAAAATAGGAGGAAATTAGAATGGCATTTGATAGAGAAAAATTTATTGCTGATTTAGAAGCAATGACTGTATTAGAATTAAAAGAATTAGTAAGCGCATTGGAAGATCACTTTGGAGTAACGGCTGCTGCTCCTGTAGCTGTAACTGCTGCCGGACCAGTAGAAGCTGCAGAAGAAAAGACTGAATTCGACGTAGTGTTGAAATCAGCAGGTGCAAACAAAATTGCTGTTATCAAAGAAGTAAGAGCAATCACTGGATTGGGATTGAAAGAAGCAAAAGAATTAGTTGATAATGGAGGAGTTATTAAAGAAGC containing:
- the rplJ gene encoding 50S ribosomal protein L10, translated to MATQVKKEIVAELVDKIKKAQSVVFVDYQGIKVNEETVLRRKMRESGAEYLVAKNRLFKIALKESGVEDNFDEILEGTTAFAFGYEDPAVPAKVVFDLAKDKAKAKQDIFKIKGGYLTGRRVSIEEVEALAKLPSREQLLSMVLNSMLGPVRKLAYAAVAIADKKEAAAE
- the rplL gene encoding 50S ribosomal protein L7/L12 → MAFDREKFIADLEAMTVLELKELVSALEDHFGVTAAAPVAVTAAGPVEAAEEKTEFDVVLKSAGANKIAVIKEVRAITGLGLKEAKELVDNGGVIKEAAPKEEAEAIKEKLTAAGAEVEVK
- the rplA gene encoding 50S ribosomal protein L1, which gives rise to MAKHRGKKYIEASKLVETGKLYEVKEALELVAKTRTANFVETVEVALKLGVDPRHADQQVRGTVVLPHGTGKTVKILAITSGENVQKALDAGADYAGAEEYISQIQQGWLDFDLVIATPDMMPKIGRLGKILGTKGLMPNPKSGTVTPDIAAAVSEFKKGKLAFRVDKVGSIHVAIGKADFAVDKIEENFKAFMDQIVRLKPAASKGQYLRSVAVSLTMGPGVKMDPLLVAKYVG